The Oryzias latipes chromosome 16, ASM223467v1 genome includes a region encoding these proteins:
- the LOC101169637 gene encoding uncharacterized protein LOC101169637 isoform X1 — MPVRDQFGLCTLNVHTAANLTWWAEQTGKQEDITRMGFVQYFVALWLLGAELVLTFPMDTSGVDNQGCMMCSPGTFQKSCAECKPCPPGSYTSNRNHEDSCHPCFRDCSPRYHLKVVENCTRTSDLKCECEPGYRCIEKVPHSENCRQCQIIIVATTPGKLKQVPFPGFSSQTKPCQSPNCGLQAITTARTKITTSSGNSQLAVILSSSVFLGFVAFVIMLCIYRPTNGKCLRQTITKLCNEKRKDISQTPRDSYTARQQPPSAANLGPVHVHNPGTVIFSLLNQFTGQVGPTIGGKRAERTSNEEEEERNCPVFHPASSPSIHFSEEERSGEVDNVFFPSQEHGKDCHVSKEEAFVGKP; from the exons ATGCCAGTCAGAGATCAGTTTGGTCTGTGCACACTGAACGTGCACACAGCTGCAAACCTGACATGGTGGGCGGAGCAGACTGGAAAACAGGAAGATATAACCAG AATGGGGTTTGTGCAATactttgtggctctttggtTGCTGGGTGCAGAGTTGGTTCTCACCTTTCCCATG GACACAAGTGGGGTGGACAATCAGGGGTGCATGATGTGCTctccag GGACGTTTCAGAAGTCTTGTGCAGAGTGTAAGCCTTGTCCTCCCGGCAGCTACACTTCAAATCGGAACCATGAAGACAGTTGTCATCCCTGCTTCAGAGATTGCTCACCAA GATACCACCTGAAAGTGGTTGAGAACTGCACAAGGACTTCCGATCTGAAGTGTGAATGTGAGCCTGGTTACAGGTGCATTGAGAAGGTGCCGCACTCTGAAAACTGCAGAcaatgtcaaataataattg TCGCGACGACTCCAGGCAAACTGAAGCAGGTGCCTTTCCCTGGTTTCTCCAGTCAGACCAAACCCTGCCAGTCACCCAA CTGTGGCCTTCAAGCAATCACAACAGCGCGTACCAAAATAACCACCTCATCAG GAAACTCTCAGCTTGCAGTCATCTTGTCTTCATCTGTTTTCCTGGGATTTGTGGCCTTCGTCATCATGCTCTGCATTTATCGCCCTACAAATGGGAAATGCTTGAGGCAGA ccattACTAAGTTATGCAATGAG AAACGGAAAGATATATCTCAGACCCCCAGGGACTCTTATACTGCAAGGCAGCAGCCCCCCTCAGCAGCCAATCTGG GTCCAGTCCACGTTCACAACCCGGGTACGGTCATCTTCAGCTTGCTCAATCAGTTCACGGGGCAAGTTGGGCCGACCATCGGTGGGAAGAGAGCTGAGAGAACAAgcaatgaggaagaggaggagagaaacTGCCCCGTGTTTCATCCCGCATCTTCACCCAGCATTCACTTCTCggaggaggagaggagtggAGAGGTGGACAACGTATTCTTCCCCTCCCAGGAGCACGGAAAGGACTGCCACGTCTCCAAAGAGGAAGCATTTGTTGGGAAGCCATGA
- the LOC101169637 gene encoding tumor necrosis factor receptor superfamily member 4 isoform X2 has protein sequence MGFVQYFVALWLLGAELVLTFPMDTSGVDNQGCMMCSPGTFQKSCAECKPCPPGSYTSNRNHEDSCHPCFRDCSPRYHLKVVENCTRTSDLKCECEPGYRCIEKVPHSENCRQCQIIIVATTPGKLKQVPFPGFSSQTKPCQSPNCGLQAITTARTKITTSSGNSQLAVILSSSVFLGFVAFVIMLCIYRPTNGKCLRQTITKLCNEKRKDISQTPRDSYTARQQPPSAANLGPVHVHNPGTVIFSLLNQFTGQVGPTIGGKRAERTSNEEEEERNCPVFHPASSPSIHFSEEERSGEVDNVFFPSQEHGKDCHVSKEEAFVGKP, from the exons ATGGGGTTTGTGCAATactttgtggctctttggtTGCTGGGTGCAGAGTTGGTTCTCACCTTTCCCATG GACACAAGTGGGGTGGACAATCAGGGGTGCATGATGTGCTctccag GGACGTTTCAGAAGTCTTGTGCAGAGTGTAAGCCTTGTCCTCCCGGCAGCTACACTTCAAATCGGAACCATGAAGACAGTTGTCATCCCTGCTTCAGAGATTGCTCACCAA GATACCACCTGAAAGTGGTTGAGAACTGCACAAGGACTTCCGATCTGAAGTGTGAATGTGAGCCTGGTTACAGGTGCATTGAGAAGGTGCCGCACTCTGAAAACTGCAGAcaatgtcaaataataattg TCGCGACGACTCCAGGCAAACTGAAGCAGGTGCCTTTCCCTGGTTTCTCCAGTCAGACCAAACCCTGCCAGTCACCCAA CTGTGGCCTTCAAGCAATCACAACAGCGCGTACCAAAATAACCACCTCATCAG GAAACTCTCAGCTTGCAGTCATCTTGTCTTCATCTGTTTTCCTGGGATTTGTGGCCTTCGTCATCATGCTCTGCATTTATCGCCCTACAAATGGGAAATGCTTGAGGCAGA ccattACTAAGTTATGCAATGAG AAACGGAAAGATATATCTCAGACCCCCAGGGACTCTTATACTGCAAGGCAGCAGCCCCCCTCAGCAGCCAATCTGG GTCCAGTCCACGTTCACAACCCGGGTACGGTCATCTTCAGCTTGCTCAATCAGTTCACGGGGCAAGTTGGGCCGACCATCGGTGGGAAGAGAGCTGAGAGAACAAgcaatgaggaagaggaggagagaaacTGCCCCGTGTTTCATCCCGCATCTTCACCCAGCATTCACTTCTCggaggaggagaggagtggAGAGGTGGACAACGTATTCTTCCCCTCCCAGGAGCACGGAAAGGACTGCCACGTCTCCAAAGAGGAAGCATTTGTTGGGAAGCCATGA
- the ltbr gene encoding tumor necrosis factor receptor superfamily member 3, giving the protein MQLLHYFIFFLLCGFSVLSYTASLQCNEEQYAWPLDKPKHCCDKCPPGHKMKRSRNQRTCGIECIQCEGERFSDNYNVDLSCKVCEVCNKPNMDYKSKCNSTHNTVCKCNPGYRCKDQACTQCVLVTPTTKSTSPPSTTANTVKNMGKSPVGNNVSTRGNNFKCNSTHSNPGYRCKDQACTQCVLVTPTTKPISLPFTTASKAVDPATPEEAPHQVRDTVLLLVIISLLCLGIALLAVAKMKPFLQWMRTHTVYIVTDKHAEKPLRAEDEDMPKPVQEACGKCEQCIDICVRD; this is encoded by the exons ATGCAGTTACTccattatttcatctttttcttactCTGTGGGTTCAGTGTACTTTCGTATACAGCGTCCCTTCAGTGTAATGAGGAACAATATGCTTGGCCTTTGGATAAGCCCAAACATTGCTGTGACAAGTGTCCGCCAG GTCACAAAATGAAGCGATCTCGGAACCAACGCACTTGCGGGATTGAGTGCATCCAATGTGAGGGCGAACGTTTCTCTGATAACTACAATGTGGATCTTAGCTGCAAAGTCTGTGAAGTCTGCAATAAAC cCAACATGGACTACAAATCTAAGTGCAATTCCACTCATAACACCGTGTGCAAATGCAATCCAGGCTACAGATGCAAAGACCAGGCCTGCACACAGTGTGTGCTGGTAACCCCCACCACAAAATCGACTTCTCCTCCGTCCACTACAG CCAACACGGTGAAGAACATGGGAAAAAGTCCTGTGGGGAATAACGTCTCAACAAGGGGCAACAACTTTAAATGCAATTCCACTCACAGCAATCCAGGCTACAGATGCAAAGACCAGGCCTGCACCCAGTGTGTGCTGGTAACCCCGACCACAAAACCGATTTCTCTTCCGTTCACTACAG CCTCCAAAGCTGTGGACCCAGCCACACCTGAGGAGGCCCCTCATCAAGTCAGAG ATACAGTCCTTCTCCTGGTGATAATTAGCCTTCTGTGTCTTGGAATTGCACTCTTGGCTGTAGCaaaaatgaagccatttctgcAGTGGATGAGGACCCACACAG TTTATATTGTGACTGACAAACATGCTGAAAAACCTCTACGAGCAGAAGACGAAGACATGCCCAAGCCTGTGCAGGAAGCGTGTGGCAAATGTGAGCAGTGCATTGACATATGTGTTAGAGACTAG